TTGGTAGTTTCGGGATCTCTCATTGATATGTATTCAAAATATGGAGATTTACAAAGTGCTCACAATGTCTTTAACCAACCGAATGCTAAAGATTTAGTTAACTGGACTTCAATCGTCACCGCGTACGCAATGAATGGAAGAACCAAAGAGGCAAGAGAACTCTTCAACGAGATGCCTGAGAGAAACATCGTTTCATATAACGCGATGCTGGCGGGCTACACACAGAATCGAAAATGGGAAGAGGCCTTAGAAATTATCCATCTGATTTCCAAAGCAAACATCCATATCGACCATGTTACAATCCCGTTAATTTTGACCGTTTGTGCGGGTCTTTTAGACATTGAATTGGGGAAAAAGGTTCATGGTTATGTCTACAGGCGTCATCTCAACTCTGATATATTTGTTGGAAATGGTCTTCTTAATATGTACGGAAAATGTGGAGACTTGAGAAGTTGCAGAGCTTGGTTTTATCAAATGAGCCGTTTACGAGATGCTGTATCTTGGAATTCAATATTAACAAGTCATGCTCGTCACAAACGGAGTGAGGAAGTGATGATGGTCATCTGGAAGATGCTGGAAGAGACTCCACCGAACAAACACACTCTTGCAACTATTTTAGCTGCTTGTGCAAATATTTTTGCACTCGATGCAACTAAACAGATTCATGGATTTTTGGTCAGGAACGGTTATGATATAGACATTGTTATGAAAGGAGCCATTATTGATGCGTACTCCAAATGCCGTTGTCTCATGTACGCACTCACGGTTTTTAAAGCAACTACTCCACGTGATTTGATTCTTTATAACTCTATGATTTTGGGATGTTGTCATAATCTAAGGGGTGATGTGGCTATCGATGTTTTTGATATGCTGAAGAGTGAAGGGTTAAAACCGGATAATACGACATTTCAAGGAGTCTTGCTTGCTTGCATATGTGAGGGTCGTGTTGAATTGGGTAGGGCGTATTTTGAAGTAATGAATAAAGAGTATTGTGTTATTCCGCGTTTGGAACATTATGAGTCCATGATAGAACTCTATGCTAGGTATGGGTACATTGGCGAACTTGAGAACTTTGTTAAGCAAATGCCGTTTGACCCAACTGCATCTATGTTGATTAGAGTTTTTGATGCATGTCTTGATTATAAACATGAGAGGTTTGGGAAATGGGCAGCTGATCGTCTTAATGATTTGAATCCATCAGTCCCGTTTAGATTTGAACTCATGGATCACAGAAGAATGGCTTGAAGGATCAGTGAGCTGTTTGGTTCAACGCCTGATTCTCAGAATATCCTGTTGAACGAGTGTTTGGAGGTGATTATGATTCTCAGAACATCTGATTCTGTGGTTTTGGGTCACAACAAAGCGAACCGGCCGGGTTGGGTGACGGTTTAACGGTTCGGTTTTGATGGTTTGGCGATTTAAACCGTTTTCTTAGTTTTGTTCAAAATCATAAGTTTgtattaaaaattttaaaatgaGAAAAATGGTTAACGGTTAATGGTTAGACGGCCAGTTCCAAGTTCCAAACTTAACTGTAAAAACCATCAGACTGCCAAAACCGAACCATTTGGGATCTCAAAACGGCCGACTTTCTTTCAGTTTGGACTGTTCGGTCGGTTACAACGGCTTATGAACACCCCTACTTCGCAAGTGCACATTTTTATCCGCCAATGCCCAATATTTGTCCAATATCCGTGGGCTCTTTAGTTTGATTGCAATAGAGATGAACAATAGTTGATTTGATCATATTCTCTGTAACTTGTGTGCGTTTCAtattagaattttgaaaatgagCCTTTGTACCAGTGGCATAACAGGATTAAAATGTTTTCGTTTTGTTTTTGATTTGCTGCATATGGCTGGACTTTTTCCTGAGAGCGGAACGAGTATTGTTATTAATAAAGAAAAATTTATAAAATCTGAACAACTATTGTTGATAGGATTATCCAGGATCATTTTCAGTAGCTTCGTTTTGGGTCATCAATTCACACGATTAGCGATCACTTTATGTAGCAATCAAAATGTTGGTTTAGTTCTGGCATGAAAGAGAAAACACTGATGAGCCTATCCACTGTTAGTCTTTATCAGAGGTTCCATTCAGCAGACTTTGTCTTCAAGCAGAGTTTGGTCTTTCACAGTGCTTGTACAGCAGACTTTAGGCAAGAGCAGATGTTGTAGAGCAGAGCTTGTAAACTCTGTTATTGAAGGATCAACATCTGATAGATGTTTTGGCTTTATATCATCTGTTCCTTTGTAAAGGGTTTGATCCCGACACTATTTTTGGGGAGAGCTGTAGATCATAACTTGCTTATTTCATAATCAGAGAAGCATGTTTTGGCTTTTGAAATCCCTAATtaaattttatccttttatttGTCAAATTTCCCTATTTATTTACTATATATTAATTATCAACTTTTTTCGTACTCACAAAATCACTATTCAATTTTCTTACACATTTAACCTCTATACTTTGCTTAGTATACAACTTTGTCACAaacattttcatttattttttacCCTGATACTTTTCcattttcaactttggtcctttatactTTTCATATTTTATAAATTTGTGGTTTTACGTTTCAGTCTAAATTTTACGACTTAGCATTTTGTAATGTGCGTGTGTGATTCAACgttgttatgttatttgtttttGTGGTTTAACGCTAGTCCTATTAGTTATTCTTCTAAATATTTTGCGTTTCAGTCTAacttttgcgagttaacatgctGCAATGCGCATGTGTGGTTCAAggttttatatttcttttttgtTCAGTTTAACAGTCCGGCCGCAAAACGCGGTTCCTAGATACTAGTTAAataaaagataaaagaaaacAGAAATACATTATTCCTTATACTAATTTGCAACCGTTACATTAGCGCTTTCTTTTATTAGGTGATAGGATTGCTGAAAATAGAGTAACTTTTTTGTATAGTCATGATAAACTAAAGTGATTTTGATCGAACAACAATGGATACCATTATTGGTATTATTGAAACAGATTCCAGTATACGACTATTTTAAAGTAAATTAAagttttcgatcgatgtaaaacatgtgtcgaTATCCATTTTGGTCGAGTATCGTGCCAAAGCGAACCGATGGTGTCTAGACAACATCGCTACCGATGTAGGTCTAGAATATTTCTGCGAAATGGTATGTAAATTATATGCTCCCGAGTTCTTATGTAGACTAACGAGCCACGACGTGGCGCTTTTGTACCAAGCTCATGAGGAGAAATATCACCTTCCTGGAATGGTGGGTAGCCTTGATTGCACGCGCATTTAGTTTGGAGAATGTGTCCCACAGAGTTGTGAGGCCAATATATGAGAGGAGATCACATGTACTCGACAGTTATGCTCGAAGCGGTGGCCTCTCAAGATTTGTGGCTTGGCATGCTTTTTACAGTCCACTGGGTTCATAAAACGACATCAATGTGCTCCAACAATCTCCATTATTTCATACTGAATGACATGGAACTGCGCCAAAATGTCCATTTTACGTGaacaaccacttatacaaacgTGGATACTATCTTACCGGTGGAATCTACACTActtggtccgtgtttgtgaataCATTTCTATATCCTCACCTTCCGGACGAAAAGAAGTTCAAGAGGTAACACGGGGCAGCACGAAAAGACGTGGAACGAGTTTTTGGTGTTATAAAGTCAAAATGAGGTACCGTGAATCGACCAATGCGTTCTAGGATTGTGAAAATGTAGGATCGTTtcgtgacccgaacgagtcaatcagaggctttctccttggtttcaggtgcggaataacaagaaactaaggtagaaacagcacaaatatcactttaactacttgttgtATTGATTTGACGCTGGTTACAACttaaatctcgcaccggcagaacttcggcacGATTTTTACAACTTGTTTCTCTTTTTTCAAGTCAGATCGCtcataggtatttatagacagctgggaccgcttattggacaggcccaataagcggtccatgtagttgacacataagcggtccaactAACATGCAACTCGAGCGGTCCAGCAACTAAcctttcgagcggttcagacctttgtcactcgagcggaccaacatgtccgttcgagcggcccATGTTCCTAAGAGCGATCCAATCATTATACAACTATACAATTACACTATCTCATATTTACAATCATTTACGATCATTCCTATTCTAaaactctaagactcgaacgaagatgtagtcgacagacaactgcaccaacagactcccccttgaatgttgacggaatctttagtgagagtcttcaacaagacatttctcggatatagttcggtcttcttcaagaattctgcctggatctaactttctttggctataaccttcatcagactccctctatcactctgctaggatagacgtctgggattttgttaccaccatcgaaattatatcctggcttctctctgttcagctcatcatctctgattctgatatgtctcctggctatctgtagcaacagaatcagaaacctgcaaaactcaaccatactattacaaactaatacaatttgcaattcaacttaatgaatcaacaaatcatataagaaaaattatgaagatcaaactgtaggttaccattcaacttattcatcaagttaatgaaccaaatttgcatttcaaatcttcacaatttaacactctctcccaaaccaaactgtctgttcatcaagtttagcctttgagattttgaaaatcagctcttcaccatcagttgtcgaaaatctttttggatttttgaaaatatgaaacataaatgcaaaaacagaaatttaaatgcagaaaatgaaatatgtacaaacatatttttgtgagtttgtgtaagaggatcatatcagtttttgagacacatcacgagcaccgttaagcttctaatcgttttaagttctaaacgattcatgttgattgacgatattgttgtccacttaagctcaatctaacaactttcgaaatgcttaccgatacgtttaaggtatattaattatgcactaagttcttatggaccccacgatctcagcatatcccctcatcatgcaatacactaactcaagtaatgcctttaaactttcatcaactgtgatatgtgcgaaaataaaacagaatgtttaaacattaacaatcaggtcgatacttccgtatacgcagagaaagtccaatgtttaaacaaaataagaaaataaaacaagttgaaggtttttaggctttaaccaccaggtcgatacttccgtatacgcagaggaggtccaaagcttaaacgaaacaccaaagaaaataaagcagaacgtttaggcaacaacatccaggtcgatactcacgtatacgcagaggatgtccgatgcttaaacaaaataaaaaaatcaaacaagtttaaatctttgcaaaaagaaatgcacaatcacagcgacttttcagcaaagttgtgaaagttcacaaactcaaccagttttatgctttttggcattcagcgattaccgagtaggcacacagtcaagaaggacaaaactaagtactatgctttcaaccatgtttcccactagaactaggcttttacatttaagtttgtatcgttatcgcaaatctactagtctagctgagcctatcgtcacatctttagtgagaccgtttatcacatttggcattacatttctttagcgtgctgtgatagtccactgatttacaatcatttcctctttttcacaacaaaactcatttttaaatttttattgtttttgacattttcaaattttctaatttttttttaaaatttttctccccctaaaatcaaaatatgtttcaattttgattttctgggaaaatttgaaacaaactgtacaaaaattgacaacttgatgagaatcacttcaattctctatccacctggcataaacaatcagaactccccctcacaacaaactattttcccattgtgatttcaaaacacttaagtttgttttaatcaaaatggcttttccgaaaaacttagtttgtttaccaaacagtttaggtacggggttacttcatcatcttgttttctacacaaaagtaggaaaatccaagtacaagttaatgtccttgatttaccatatgcagtccagaatcctctgtaccacttgtaaaacattcacaaacacaaccaaacctctttaccatttgcatgattgacattaccgaataaaattgaagaaagatgccgattcatgatccacgataccatcttgggatctccggcaattcctgcaaaatcttcaaacacagatttaaaaagatgccgattcatgctccacgcttacaaacctgggagctccggcaagtcaggttttttctatttgaatagtttcacccaagcctgaccagccttgggtgattttgaattcttgttcaacaatggtggaaaatttttctcatccattgttaaactagaattcttgacctttacctcaacacatggctcttctggttttaccataccagaatcattgcctgaatgtggcttgtctgactttgatctgtcagattcatcgccgacatgtggctcctttgtttttgaagaaacagattcatcgctaggaagtgaaaacttcactttcttcttcttcttatcctcttttgtccccaaatttgtatctgatgaattctttttgcttgtctttacaGCGGAGgtagtagattcatcagaacttttattcttaccaacggatgaacccgaggacaaaatcttttcgagatattctctcgctttctttctctttttcctcagtcgatctttctgcccctgagacagcttcacttttgtttcttgaactttagattctttgaccttctgttctttgacatttTGGTCCGAAACTTTCAATTCtctgggcttgacaacgactggtttcttctttgccattttctgagaattggccctcaatctttcatacgatctccttgggcaatctcgggcaatgtgacctttgatattgcaattatagcacctcctggtctcataactccagtattggcagttaacagcaatatgcccctgatatccacagctgtagcacaccctgttatcataccagttaccattttcacaccaaacgctcagatcatagcattgtctggcttggtgatattccttcctcaaatgtgctggttttgacgcttttgcactgtggtttgttctgcacacaacaaattttgaattttcattttcaattttttgtaattttttcttttgattggatgatcgtactgatgagttttttccttcatttttaaagttttgattctgttttacaatcttcttcacaggtttttgtttagagcattcacctttttcagttgattgcagaacagttttctgaaatttttctttcaactttaaaaacaatttttgtttttctttcttaacattttcatcatcagactctgtcacagactcatctgctgaataaaatttctcattttcgtcatcagttttatcatcacaatctttgactttgactttgtcaaagtttgtagccttttcactcatcggaactgaattgatcggttttggacaaggaatattcaacttgtcagatttagtcgcaaaactgatcaatttcttctcaagtttatctatcttggtcctggaattcttagcttcttcctcaagctgagatattctctcaagatgagacttgatggaattttcattttcaaccttcaaattttcaagaacagacttttcatttatcaaaattttgatctgttcctgaaattttgattcattggcTTTTAGATTCTTattttcaagcttaatccagaaatctaaatcttctgaagatttctgtttgtCTTCAAGctctttgattctcttttgagcgctttcaccttctttttcaagttcgacaattttctgaagatgggaatttatcatcttttgtttttcaatgttgtttttactaaacacatttttcccatctttaagaattttcacttgcccctcaaattcttgatttttcaaagtcaaactgttaaaatcaatcaacagtttgtcGTTTTcggctttcaacttctcacaatctttttccaaagaaagaatctgtttttcagcaacgtgcttctcgtctttcaactttttgacttcagatgctaaactttctatgtctctcacgagtttgtcattatcagtcttaaagttatcgcatgttgagcacattgtttcattcttcaccgattcttcagcttttggagCTTTTTCTCCATTTTCCATAAATTTACCTGCACAAAAgagtttaacgaaatcaagaggattaccaacattatcaatataacaacctcgtttgaaatcgtattttaGCACGTTTTTTGCTCTGACACATTTAGCAACTCTTTTGTACATTTCCTCAATTACATCTGTATCCAAATCTAGCATGTTATACTCCAAAACCTTAATcatctctttctttttcttactgacttcaagttcatgagctttaagtttgctgatgaattgatttagaggtagttttgaaaaatttgagtcctcTCTTAAATTTTTTAAACATTCACTCCATTCAattggtaatgcatctgcaaatttctccaatttttcagcagttgacggatatatctcatgatctttcagatAATTCAGTAAAACATCATATtggtctttaagatcatccaacgtttcatctttcagacacacgaaatatttgaacctttttgcccaaccatctttgctcacttttctatacccCTCATTTAGAAATCCGTTATTCCAgttattaaatctttcgaaataataattCTCCTGTTCATCGAACATCATTGCCATGTTTCGCAAAACAGAACGGCACGTGTTTGTTGACGAATACGCGATCTAaatgtgacagaaaagcgaatcAAACAGCAGTTGatccaaataagcggtccagatacACAAACTGGATGACAAATAAACGGTCCAGAAATTGTCTGAAAAAGCGATCCAGAAATgatccaataagcgatccaaatcAGTTCTAATAAGCGATCCAGGAACAATTCGTCCGCATGAGCGGTTCTAACCGACCGAATAAGCGGTTCCAAACTATGTTCGAATAAGCGATTTACTATCcgtccgaataagcggtccacacTTGTCCGGATGAGCGATTCACAATGTCCGGATAAGCGATTCAAGGTCgatccgaccgaatgagcggttcctgaTTCGTCCGGATAAGCGGTCCAAGAGCTTGTTCGAACGAGCGGTTCAACTTCAGTACCAATTTTGATCCACTAAAACTTTGAATTtagatctgaaactttctagggtttatctcgatactatttcgcacaatctgtgaaaaattgagcaaattccgaccgtgaaatcttctcgaatcagaaaaagaaggtgtagaagtaagaaaaagtgacgaaaTCCGGCTGATTTCTgtagagaacctcctcctgagctctgataccacttgtaggatcgtttcgtgacccgaacgagtcaatcagaggctttctccttggtttcaggtgcggaataacaagaaactaaggtagaaacagcacaaatatcactttaactacttgttgtattgatttgacactgGTTACAACTTAAATCTCGCACTGGCAGAACTTCGGCACGATTTTTACAACTTGTTTCTCTTTTTTCAAGTCAGATCGCtcataggtatttatagacagctgggaccgcttattggacaggcccaataagcggtccatgtagttgacacataagcggtccaactAACATGCAACTCGAGCGGTCCAGCAACTAAcctttcgagcggttcagacctttgtcactcgagcggaccaacatgtccgttcgagcggcccATGTTCCTAAGAGCGATCCAATCATTATACAACTATACAATTACACTATCTCATATTTACAATCATTTACGATCATTCCTATTCTAaaactctaagactcgaacgaagatgtagtcgacagacaactgcaccaacagaaaAATATTAGGTATGTCGTATATACGTGCATTATTTTACATAACATGCTTCTAAAAGACGACGGGAACGCAATAGCACCGGTGCACATCCAGGATCCTCTAGTCGGGCACGTTTTCGATGACACTCTGTTAAATGATCTCATTGATGAAGATAAGCATTAAAGACTAAAACACAATCTCGTGGAGCATCTTGGAGGACTAGCTTTACCCCACCTATTGATGGATTCCGATGAAGAgtaataattttatttattttaatttaatgtgatgtttttttttaattttaagttaatgtattgttttttttaattttaatttaatgtaatgtttttttagtTTAGTGTGATTTTATTTTGTTTAGAATATGTTTTAATTATTACTGCATAATttaataaagaaaaagaaaaaaaatggatTCTACCTGAGGTGACCACTCCTTATTTTGTggaggggcttgggttgggggcattgctcgacacgtggCAAATGTGAACTCCAACAGTCCACACCCAAAAAAGTGGGGGGTGGAAGCGGCATGGCAAGGCTGGCGTGGGGTGCCATGTCGTTTTTTTTAAAGTTGATAATGATATAAAAAACAcaatttatattaatttaaaaaaaattacataaaagacaatcctaaaaatttaaaaaacctACTTaataaatcctaaaaaataaaaaaaaaatctacttattaaatcctaaaaaaccctacttattaaatcctaaaaaaataaaaaaaaatttacaaagtACGGTAATATTATAGTGGGGAACCCACTTAAAATCCGTATTCCCATCATGTTTGTACTTGATCTTCGCGATCTCGGCTCGGTCGTCGTGGGTC
Above is a window of Helianthus annuus cultivar XRQ/B chromosome 14, HanXRQr2.0-SUNRISE, whole genome shotgun sequence DNA encoding:
- the LOC110908379 gene encoding pentatricopeptide repeat-containing protein At3g26540, with the translated sequence MGANVKTLTKKIYTHLKLNSLSKAVSTLFESLVPVDNSLYASLFKLCAERRAIIETRKLESHLLTFTLTPPIFLLNRAIEAYGKCACLDDARELFDEMPHRDGGSWNALISAYALNGFAAEALRVFLDMKEDGFSWNEVSFASVLKCCASLLEIRFGMGIHGVVVKSGYSGNVIIASSIIDVYGKGGFLSEARRMFDDIVNPNEVSWNVIIRRHYDMCEEEKAVGLFFEMVKRNEVMPLSFTVSNALRACSRISAFDAGLQIHAFAIKINVVDTLVVSGSLIDMYSKYGDLQSAHNVFNQPNAKDLVNWTSIVTAYAMNGRTKEARELFNEMPERNIVSYNAMLAGYTQNRKWEEALEIIHLISKANIHIDHVTIPLILTVCAGLLDIELGKKVHGYVYRRHLNSDIFVGNGLLNMYGKCGDLRSCRAWFYQMSRLRDAVSWNSILTSHARHKRSEEVMMVIWKMLEETPPNKHTLATILAACANIFALDATKQIHGFLVRNGYDIDIVMKGAIIDAYSKCRCLMYALTVFKATTPRDLILYNSMILGCCHNLRGDVAIDVFDMLKSEGLKPDNTTFQGVLLACICEGRVELGRAYFEVMNKEYCVIPRLEHYESMIELYARYGYIGELENFVKQMPFDPTASMLIRVFDACLDYKHERFGKWAADRLNDLNPSVPFRFELMDHRRMA